ATGGAGATCCAGTTTTTGAAAAAGCTTCTCCTCATGAACTAATTACGTTATAAGCATATTGTTGTCCATTCAACCCTGAAACAATAACTGCCCAGTTTTGCGATGGTTTTTCACCAAGAGAAGATGTAATAATTTCAAATGAAACCCCTGGCATATAAACTCTTCTACCTGTCATGTCTGTTACTTCTTGAATTAGATATGGATCTTGATACATTTGTACACAACCTCATATCATTGAAATAATAATAAATAGGAAACTTAATATTTTAACTCATCTTCAGATTAATTTTAAAATTCGTTTTCTATCATTACTATCTGCTATTCTTTGTCAAAAAGTTTTCTTTGTTTTTGTGGTGCTACTTGTGTTCATATATGACATAACACCGTTATTTTTAGAACTTGCTATATATAATTGATTTTCATTATACAAAATTAGCACCTCCTTGCTATTTTAAAAATTGATTAATTAATTTTATTAATTCTTTCTGATTTTGATCAAATGATTTTTCCATAATTCTAGCTCTTGCGATAATTATAATATCGTATGAAAATTCTGGTAATTTGTTAATTTGATCTTGAATCATCATCCTAATTTGTCTTTTTATTTTATTTCTTGTCACAGCGTTACCAATTTTTTTACCAACACTGATTCCATATCTAAAATATTTTTTATCATTTTTAGTATAGTAAATAACAAATGATGAATTTCGA
This region of Mesoplasma melaleucae genomic DNA includes:
- the rnpA gene encoding ribonuclease P protein component, yielding MKNKKIIKKNFEFQEIINKQKFYRNSSFVIYYTKNDKKYFRYGISVGKKIGNAVTRNKIKRQIRMMIQDQINKLPEFSYDIIIIARARIMEKSFDQNQKELIKLINQFLK